One stretch of Thalassovita sp. DNA includes these proteins:
- a CDS encoding GntR family transcriptional regulator yields the protein MTVADFLRPDGWLGKDSGPRYVQLRRRLEEAINTGLLQPNSSLPPEREIADLTDLSRVTVRKAIQELVKKGVVVQRQGSGSFVREAEPKVEQSLSHLTSFTADMKRRGLDTTSKWLERGVFLPSPEEVVALGLASDASVARIYRLREAGGRPMALEKAALPLDILPNPLDVTTSLYALLEQHGNRPVRAVQKISAVNLEKPECDLLGVPEGTAGLSIQRTSYLESGRVAEFTQSLYRGDAYDFVAELRHSS from the coding sequence ATGACAGTTGCGGATTTTCTGCGCCCTGACGGGTGGTTGGGTAAAGACAGCGGACCACGCTATGTGCAGCTGCGCCGCCGGCTGGAAGAGGCGATCAACACCGGTCTGTTGCAGCCCAACAGTTCGCTGCCGCCCGAACGTGAGATTGCCGACCTGACCGACCTGTCGCGGGTGACCGTGCGCAAGGCCATTCAGGAACTGGTGAAAAAGGGCGTTGTTGTTCAGCGTCAGGGCTCTGGCTCCTTCGTGCGTGAGGCTGAGCCGAAGGTGGAACAATCGCTGTCGCACCTGACCTCTTTCACCGCCGATATGAAACGGCGTGGGCTCGACACCACATCTAAATGGCTGGAGCGTGGTGTCTTCCTGCCTTCGCCCGAAGAAGTGGTGGCGCTTGGCCTGGCCTCGGATGCATCGGTGGCCCGGATTTATCGCCTGCGTGAGGCGGGTGGCCGCCCGATGGCGCTGGAAAAGGCAGCGCTGCCGCTGGACATCCTGCCAAACCCGCTGGATGTGACGACATCGCTTTATGCGCTGCTGGAGCAGCACGGCAACCGGCCAGTGCGGGCGGTGCAGAAAATCTCGGCGGTGAATTTGGAAAAACCCGAATGTGATCTGCTGGGCGTGCCCGAAGGCACCGCGGGCCTGTCGATCCAGCGGACCTCTTATCTGGAAAGCGGCCGCGTGGCCGAGTTTACCCAATCGCTTTACCGCGG
- a CDS encoding BadF/BadG/BcrA/BcrD ATPase family protein: MVELRHDSILAVDGGGTRCRLVLCAGAAGRWSVEMGSANVSSDFEGAAAQIRAGLTALAAESGASEEALRDVPAYLGLAGITGPALAERLQNALPFKHVRIADDRPIALRGALGAQDGAVAHCGTGSFFALQAGGDMRFAGGWGLVLGDEASAAWLGRLALNRVLAIVDGLAPATDLSADILADLGGPAEIVAFAAGAKPVEFGRLAPKVSAAAEAGDDLGRSLMQAAADHIATTLALLGWQPGQVLCLTGGIGPLYGAYLPETLQAAIGAPQATPLEGALALARQFSEELQA, encoded by the coding sequence ATGGTTGAGCTGAGACATGATTCCATTCTGGCGGTTGATGGCGGCGGCACGCGGTGCCGTCTGGTGCTGTGTGCAGGTGCGGCTGGGCGCTGGTCTGTTGAGATGGGCTCGGCCAATGTGTCCTCAGATTTTGAAGGTGCCGCGGCGCAGATCCGCGCGGGTCTGACGGCGCTTGCCGCGGAAAGCGGCGCGTCAGAGGAGGCGCTGCGCGACGTGCCCGCCTATCTGGGGCTGGCCGGGATTACTGGCCCGGCCTTGGCGGAGCGGCTGCAAAATGCACTGCCTTTCAAACATGTGCGGATCGCGGATGATCGCCCCATTGCCTTACGTGGTGCGCTGGGCGCGCAGGATGGCGCGGTGGCCCATTGCGGCACGGGATCTTTTTTTGCCCTGCAGGCTGGCGGCGATATGCGCTTTGCCGGTGGCTGGGGGCTGGTTTTGGGCGATGAGGCGTCTGCTGCCTGGCTGGGGCGTCTTGCCTTGAACCGGGTGTTGGCCATTGTTGACGGGCTGGCCCCGGCAACAGACCTCAGCGCGGATATTCTGGCGGACCTTGGCGGGCCCGCAGAAATTGTTGCGTTCGCGGCGGGGGCGAAACCGGTTGAGTTTGGCCGTTTGGCGCCGAAAGTCAGCGCTGCGGCGGAGGCGGGGGATGACCTGGGACGCAGTCTGATGCAGGCGGCAGCCGATCACATCGCCACCACACTGGCGCTTTTGGGTTGGCAGCCGGGGCAGGTGCTGTGCCTCACCGGCGGTATCGGGCCGCTTTATGGCGCCTATCTTCCAGAGACGTTGCAAGCCGCCATTGGTGCGCCACAAGCCACCCCACTAGAGGGGGCGCTGGCCCTGGCACGGCAGTTTTCAGAGGAGTTGCAGGCATGA
- a CDS encoding N-acetylmuramic acid 6-phosphate etherase, which translates to MTTKATEQLHKDAMGLDLLPVEAMGEVLALGQIEAAGAVRSALPAICDGAKAMADSLRGNGRLFYVAAGSSGLMAAADAMELGGTFGIPESRICILMAGGIPTTASMPGDTEDATDGLATALADLSDADTVLTLSASGTTPYPMEAARLAAQAGATVIGIANNPDTPLLNMADHAILLPTPAEVISGSTRMGAGTAQKIALNMLSTLMARHLGHIHDGMMVNMHADNIKLHGRARSIVCTITGADADTANDALRQTGGALKPAILIAAGAEGPAQAADLLSRSEGHLRPALRHLEARPKVK; encoded by the coding sequence TTGACGACCAAAGCCACAGAACAGCTCCATAAGGACGCCATGGGCCTGGACCTGCTTCCGGTGGAAGCGATGGGTGAGGTGCTGGCGCTTGGTCAGATCGAAGCCGCAGGCGCCGTGCGCAGCGCCCTTCCCGCGATTTGCGACGGTGCCAAAGCCATGGCCGACAGCCTGCGCGGCAACGGACGGCTGTTCTACGTGGCCGCTGGCTCCTCAGGCCTGATGGCCGCCGCCGATGCGATGGAACTGGGCGGCACCTTCGGCATTCCAGAAAGCCGCATCTGCATACTGATGGCCGGGGGCATCCCCACAACGGCCTCCATGCCCGGCGACACCGAAGATGCCACCGACGGTCTGGCCACAGCGCTGGCAGATCTAAGCGACGCCGACACGGTCCTGACCCTTTCGGCCAGCGGCACCACCCCCTACCCGATGGAGGCTGCACGCCTGGCAGCCCAGGCCGGGGCCACGGTGATCGGGATTGCCAACAACCCCGACACGCCGCTACTGAACATGGCCGATCACGCCATTTTGCTGCCCACCCCGGCTGAGGTCATCTCAGGCTCCACCCGGATGGGCGCGGGCACCGCACAGAAAATCGCGCTGAACATGCTGTCAACGCTGATGGCGCGGCATCTGGGCCATATCCATGACGGGATGATGGTCAATATGCACGCCGACAACATCAAGCTGCACGGCCGCGCCCGCAGCATCGTCTGCACCATCACCGGCGCAGACGCAGACACCGCCAATGACGCCCTGCGTCAGACCGGCGGCGCGCTGAAACCCGCCATTCTCATTGCAGCCGGTGCTGAGGGCCCTGCCCAAGCTGCCGACCTGCTGTCCCGCAGCGAAGGGCATCTGCGCCCCGCGCTGCGCCATTTGGAAGCAAGACCCAAAGTCAAATAA
- a CDS encoding ABC transporter substrate-binding protein: protein MKKTIFGALLSGTALAASGALAADVTLNIESWRTDDLTLWQDKIIPAFEAANPGIKLNFNPTAPAEYNAVLNSKLEAGSAGDLITCRPFDASLALYDAGHLADLGDVDGMSNFSDVAKSAWQSDDGSASFCVPMASVIHGFIYNKDAFAEVGVEVPTTEAEFFAALEAFKADGSYIPMAMGTNDQWEAATMGYNNIGPNYWKGEEGRRALIAGEQKLTDEQWVAPYATLAKWGAYLGDGYEAQTYPDSQNLFTLGRAAIYPAGSWEIAGFNTQADFEMGAFKPPVMNAGDTCYISDHTDIGIGMNAKSANPEAAKAFLNWVASPEFAAIFGNALPGFFPLSNTPVELNDPLAKEFVSWRGECESTIRSTYQILSRGTPNLENDTWGASVAAIKGTETPEALGAKLQAGLASWYAPQQ from the coding sequence ATGAAAAAGACGATTTTTGGCGCCCTCTTGTCGGGCACCGCTTTGGCTGCATCCGGCGCACTGGCCGCCGATGTAACGCTGAACATCGAAAGCTGGCGTACCGATGACCTGACCCTGTGGCAGGACAAGATCATCCCCGCCTTTGAAGCCGCAAACCCCGGCATCAAGCTGAACTTCAACCCCACCGCCCCGGCAGAATACAACGCCGTGCTGAACTCCAAGCTGGAAGCAGGCTCGGCCGGTGACCTGATCACCTGCCGCCCGTTTGACGCCTCGCTGGCGCTTTATGATGCGGGCCACCTGGCCGATCTGGGCGACGTCGACGGCATGAGCAACTTCTCGGATGTTGCGAAATCCGCATGGCAGAGCGACGATGGCTCGGCCAGCTTCTGTGTGCCGATGGCCTCAGTGATCCACGGCTTCATCTACAACAAAGACGCCTTCGCCGAAGTTGGTGTAGAGGTTCCGACCACCGAAGCTGAGTTCTTTGCCGCGCTGGAAGCGTTCAAGGCAGATGGCAGCTACATCCCGATGGCCATGGGCACCAATGACCAGTGGGAAGCGGCCACAATGGGCTACAACAACATCGGTCCGAACTACTGGAAAGGTGAAGAAGGCCGTCGTGCGCTGATCGCCGGTGAGCAGAAGCTGACCGATGAGCAGTGGGTTGCCCCCTACGCCACCCTGGCCAAATGGGGTGCCTATCTGGGTGACGGCTACGAAGCTCAGACCTACCCTGACAGCCAGAACCTGTTCACCCTGGGCCGCGCCGCGATCTATCCGGCAGGCAGCTGGGAAATTGCCGGCTTCAACACCCAGGCTGACTTCGAAATGGGCGCCTTCAAGCCGCCGGTCATGAACGCTGGTGACACCTGCTACATCTCGGATCACACCGACATCGGCATCGGCATGAACGCCAAGAGCGCTAACCCCGAAGCGGCCAAAGCCTTCCTGAACTGGGTGGCCTCGCCTGAGTTCGCGGCGATCTTCGGCAACGCGCTGCCGGGCTTCTTCCCGCTGTCGAACACCCCGGTTGAGCTGAACGATCCGCTGGCCAAAGAGTTCGTGTCCTGGCGTGGTGAGTGTGAGTCGACCATCCGTTCGACCTACCAGATCCTGTCGCGTGGCACGCCGAACCTGGAAAACGACACCTGGGGCGCCTCGGTTGCTGCCATCAAAGGCACCGAAACCCCCGAAGCTCTGGGCGCAAAACTGCAGGCTGGCCTGGCCTCTTGGTACGCCCCGCAGCAATAA
- a CDS encoding carbohydrate ABC transporter permease produces the protein MQKRRFPWHIIVFLAPAVLVYTAVMIFPLFNTLRLALYSRVDQERIYVGMQNFQTLFLDPIWSEQFWNALGNNFWFFIIHMLVQNPIGIVLAAILSHPRLRFAALYRSAIFIPTILSFVIVGFAWKLILSPIWGIAPSMLDAVGLKSLFAPWLGKEEYALTTLALISVWQFVGIPMMLIYAALLSIPEEVLEAGEIDGITGMSAFLKIKLPLILPSIGIISILTFVGNFNAFDLIYASQGALAGPDFSTDILGTFMYRTFFGFQLQLGDPHMGSAIASAMFVIILIGVCIYLFGIQTRMRRYQM, from the coding sequence ATGCAAAAGCGCCGCTTTCCCTGGCACATCATTGTTTTCCTCGCCCCTGCCGTCCTCGTCTACACTGCGGTGATGATTTTCCCGCTGTTCAACACGCTGCGACTGGCGCTTTACAGCCGGGTGGATCAGGAACGCATCTATGTCGGTATGCAGAATTTTCAAACCCTGTTTCTGGACCCGATCTGGTCGGAACAGTTCTGGAACGCGCTTGGCAATAACTTCTGGTTCTTCATCATCCACATGCTGGTGCAGAACCCCATCGGGATCGTGTTGGCCGCGATATTGAGCCACCCGCGCCTGCGGTTTGCTGCGCTCTATCGCTCGGCCATCTTTATCCCGACCATTCTAAGCTTCGTGATCGTGGGCTTTGCCTGGAAGCTGATCCTGTCGCCGATCTGGGGCATTGCCCCCTCGATGCTGGATGCAGTTGGCCTGAAATCCCTCTTCGCCCCCTGGCTGGGCAAAGAAGAATACGCGCTGACCACGCTTGCGCTGATCTCGGTCTGGCAGTTTGTCGGTATCCCGATGATGCTGATCTACGCCGCGCTGCTGTCGATCCCCGAAGAGGTGCTGGAGGCAGGCGAAATTGACGGGATCACCGGCATGTCCGCCTTCCTGAAGATCAAGCTGCCGCTGATCCTGCCCTCGATCGGGATCATCTCAATCCTGACCTTTGTGGGTAATTTCAACGCCTTCGACCTGATCTACGCCTCACAGGGTGCGCTGGCGGGGCCGGATTTCTCCACCGATATCCTCGGCACGTTTATGTACCGGACGTTCTTTGGCTTCCAGCTGCAACTGGGGGACCCGCATATGGGCTCCGCCATTGCCTCGGCCATGTTCGTGATCATCCTGATCGGCGTCTGTATCTACCTCTTTGGCATCCAGACCCGGATGCGCCGCTACCAGATGTGA
- a CDS encoding carbohydrate ABC transporter permease, with amino-acid sequence MNKARSNRFNLFAMHGALIIYMLIALFPVFIIIINSFKTRKAIFREPLALPDADSFSMVGYQTVMKQGDFFLYFQNSFIVTVASLFFVLLFGAMAAFALSEYRFKGNTLMGLYLALGIMIPIRIGTVAILDMMVASGLVNTLWALILVYTAQGLPLAVFILSEFMRQVSDDLKNAGRIDGLSEYTIFFRLVLPLVRPAMATVAVFNMIPIWNDLWFPLILAPAEETKTLTLGSQVFIGQFVTDWNAVLSALSMAILPVLVLYVIFSRQLIRGITSGAVK; translated from the coding sequence ATGAACAAGGCACGCTCCAACCGCTTTAACCTGTTCGCCATGCATGGTGCATTGATCATCTATATGCTGATCGCGCTGTTCCCGGTGTTCATCATCATCATCAACAGTTTCAAAACCCGCAAAGCGATCTTCCGCGAACCGCTGGCACTGCCGGATGCAGACAGCTTTTCGATGGTGGGTTATCAGACGGTGATGAAACAGGGGGATTTCTTCCTCTATTTCCAGAACAGTTTCATCGTCACCGTTGCCTCGCTGTTCTTTGTGCTGCTCTTTGGCGCCATGGCGGCCTTTGCTCTGTCGGAATACCGCTTCAAGGGCAACACGCTGATGGGTCTGTATCTGGCGCTGGGGATCATGATCCCGATCCGCATCGGCACCGTCGCGATCCTGGATATGATGGTGGCCAGCGGGCTGGTGAACACCCTCTGGGCGCTGATCCTGGTTTACACGGCGCAGGGCCTGCCGCTGGCGGTCTTCATCCTGAGCGAATTCATGCGCCAGGTCAGCGATGATCTGAAAAACGCGGGCCGTATTGATGGACTGAGTGAATACACCATCTTCTTCCGTCTGGTGCTGCCGCTGGTGCGCCCGGCCATGGCGACGGTGGCGGTGTTCAACATGATCCCGATCTGGAACGACCTGTGGTTCCCGCTGATCCTTGCCCCGGCCGAGGAAACCAAAACCCTGACGCTGGGCAGCCAGGTCTTCATCGGCCAGTTTGTGACCGACTGGAACGCGGTCCTCTCAGCCCTGTCGATGGCGATCCTGCCGGTGCTGGTGCTCTATGTCATCTTCTCCCGTCAGCTGATCCGCGGCATCACATCAGGAGCGGTAAAATGA
- a CDS encoding Gfo/Idh/MocA family oxidoreductase — MTRVLIAGLGNMGLSHALAHHKHPEAEIVGLVNRSGVVTHPELGQYPAFSDFETALAETKPDLAVIATYSDSHADYACAAMEAGAHVFIEKPLATTVADAERVVAKAKETGRKLVVGNILRHHPSWVRLIKEARDLGGPYVFRMNLNQQSAGAEWETHKNLMQTTSPIVDCGVHYVDVMCQITDAQPVKVNGMGLRLSDEIAEDMYNYGQLQVTFDDGSVGWYEAGWGPMMSETAFFVKDVVSPNGSVSIVEGDKSDSSDVDSHTAVGSLLVHRTGGDQLIDLPGEPGHQELCDSEQAHMLRAIAEDLDLTRHMNDAVQSLRICLAADESIRTGQPVIL, encoded by the coding sequence ATGACCCGAGTTCTGATTGCAGGTCTGGGCAACATGGGCCTCTCCCATGCCCTGGCCCACCACAAACACCCCGAGGCCGAGATTGTTGGTCTGGTCAACCGCTCTGGCGTGGTCACCCACCCCGAGCTGGGCCAATACCCCGCCTTTTCGGACTTTGAGACCGCTCTGGCAGAAACCAAACCCGATCTGGCCGTGATCGCCACCTACTCCGACAGCCACGCAGATTATGCCTGCGCGGCGATGGAGGCCGGCGCGCATGTGTTCATCGAAAAACCACTGGCCACCACCGTGGCCGATGCCGAACGGGTTGTTGCCAAGGCCAAGGAGACCGGCCGCAAGCTGGTTGTTGGCAATATCCTGCGCCACCACCCGTCCTGGGTGCGGCTGATCAAGGAAGCGCGTGATCTGGGCGGGCCCTATGTCTTCCGGATGAACCTGAACCAGCAAAGCGCCGGCGCCGAGTGGGAAACTCATAAAAACCTGATGCAGACCACCAGCCCCATCGTGGACTGCGGCGTGCATTACGTGGATGTCATGTGCCAGATCACCGATGCCCAACCCGTCAAGGTCAACGGCATGGGCCTACGCCTGAGCGATGAAATCGCCGAGGACATGTATAATTACGGCCAGCTGCAAGTGACCTTCGATGACGGCTCGGTCGGCTGGTATGAGGCCGGCTGGGGCCCGATGATGTCAGAGACCGCGTTCTTCGTGAAAGACGTGGTCAGCCCGAACGGCTCTGTCTCGATTGTGGAGGGGGACAAATCCGACTCCTCCGATGTCGACAGCCACACCGCTGTGGGCAGCCTGCTGGTACATCGCACTGGCGGCGACCAGTTGATCGACCTCCCGGGGGAACCCGGCCATCAGGAACTGTGTGACAGTGAGCAGGCCCATATGCTGCGCGCCATCGCCGAAGACCTGGACCTCACCCGCCATATGAATGACGCCGTGCAATCGCTACGCATCTGCCTTGCCGCAGATGAAAGCATCCGCACCGGCCAGCCCGTGATCCTGTAA
- a CDS encoding ABC transporter ATP-binding protein, whose amino-acid sequence MTALSLKNVNKSFGSVHVLKDINLEVEEGEFVVFVGPSGCGKSTLLRVIAGLEDASSGDIHIGEDLVNLTPPAKRGIAMVFQSYALYPHLNVRNNMTLALKQAKRSKEVIDARVAEASRMLDLEQYLDRYPSELSGGQRQRVAIGRAIVRQPKLFLFDEPLSNLDAALRMNTRIEIANLHRQLDASMIYVTHDQTEAMTLADKIVVLRDGRVEQIGSPMELYNNPANQFVAGFLGAPSMNFIAADKITPGDLRTIGIRPEDLTISSDGPLSGQVTHVEHLGGDTNVIVTLEDQPMTLRLFGQHGVKIGETVGLAFDPAKSYLFDQNGQRVT is encoded by the coding sequence ATGACCGCATTGTCGCTGAAAAACGTCAACAAATCCTTCGGATCCGTCCATGTCTTGAAGGACATCAACCTAGAGGTCGAAGAAGGCGAATTTGTTGTTTTCGTTGGCCCCTCGGGCTGTGGCAAATCCACCCTGCTGCGGGTGATTGCCGGGCTGGAGGATGCCTCCTCTGGCGATATTCACATTGGTGAGGATCTGGTTAACCTGACCCCGCCCGCCAAACGTGGCATCGCCATGGTGTTCCAGAGCTACGCGCTCTACCCGCACCTCAATGTGCGCAACAACATGACATTGGCCCTGAAACAGGCGAAACGCTCGAAAGAAGTGATCGACGCCCGTGTGGCCGAGGCCAGCCGGATGCTGGATCTGGAACAATATCTGGATCGCTACCCCTCGGAACTGTCGGGCGGTCAGCGTCAGCGGGTGGCCATTGGCCGGGCTATTGTGCGCCAGCCGAAACTGTTCCTCTTTGATGAACCGCTGTCGAACCTTGACGCGGCGCTGCGGATGAACACCCGGATTGAGATCGCCAACCTGCACCGTCAGCTGGACGCCTCGATGATCTATGTGACCCACGACCAGACCGAAGCGATGACGCTTGCGGATAAGATCGTGGTGCTGCGCGACGGGCGTGTGGAACAGATCGGCTCCCCGATGGAGCTCTACAACAACCCGGCCAACCAGTTTGTTGCGGGTTTCCTTGGCGCACCTTCGATGAACTTTATCGCCGCCGACAAGATCACCCCAGGCGATCTGCGCACCATCGGCATTCGCCCCGAGGATCTGACCATCAGCAGCGACGGACCACTCAGCGGTCAGGTCACCCACGTGGAACATCTGGGCGGCGACACCAACGTCATCGTGACGCTGGAGGATCAGCCGATGACCCTGCGCCTGTTTGGCCAGCATGGTGTGAAAATTGGCGAAACCGTGGGTCTGGCCTTTGATCCGGCGAAGTCCTACCTCTTCGACCAAAACGGGCAACGTGTAACCTAA
- a CDS encoding LacI family DNA-binding transcriptional regulator, producing MNTQDQKKAIQSWRAKRVTIDDLAQHLNLSKGTVSRALNGYSDISEMTRIRVRKVADQMGYRPLSHAQAIRTGLVRSLGLVLQVNEHDGHRPFVADFLAGVSEAASAQNWTLTVSTAESDEDTLRLLEALADDQKADGFILPRTRLSDPRISFLRDQEIPFVLYGRTGDPTGCSWYDITSEDSMVEAVEMLAGLGHRRIGFVPGAPGYTYAKLRLEGYQRGLQLAGLPQDSSLITAPAVNIAEGATAAETLLDLDEPATAILYSVDRAAFGAYTVARNRGLHIGRDLSLISYDGLPEGSLIDPPLTTFQVDTRKAGKRLAELLIQQIRGADPEDLRELARARLLDRASHGPAPDPAGSH from the coding sequence GTGAATACACAGGACCAGAAAAAGGCCATCCAATCGTGGCGCGCGAAACGCGTGACCATCGATGATTTGGCGCAGCATCTGAACCTGTCCAAGGGCACCGTCAGCCGGGCCCTGAACGGCTATTCCGACATCTCTGAAATGACCCGCATCCGGGTGCGCAAAGTGGCTGATCAGATGGGCTACCGCCCGCTCAGCCATGCGCAAGCGATCCGTACCGGTCTGGTGCGCTCACTTGGTTTGGTGCTGCAGGTGAACGAACATGACGGCCACCGCCCCTTCGTGGCCGATTTCCTTGCCGGCGTGTCCGAAGCCGCGTCGGCGCAAAACTGGACCCTCACCGTTTCAACCGCCGAAAGCGATGAGGACACACTGCGCCTCCTGGAAGCGCTGGCCGATGACCAGAAGGCCGACGGTTTCATCCTGCCGCGCACCCGGCTCAGCGATCCGCGGATCAGCTTCCTGCGGGATCAGGAGATCCCCTTTGTGCTTTATGGCCGCACCGGCGATCCGACCGGCTGCAGCTGGTATGACATCACCAGCGAAGACAGCATGGTTGAAGCGGTGGAAATGCTGGCAGGCCTCGGCCATCGCCGCATCGGATTTGTGCCCGGCGCGCCGGGCTACACCTATGCCAAACTGCGCCTCGAAGGCTATCAGCGCGGGCTGCAGTTGGCTGGCCTGCCACAGGATTCCAGCCTGATCACCGCCCCTGCCGTCAATATCGCCGAAGGCGCCACAGCCGCAGAAACGCTGCTGGATCTGGATGAACCGGCCACCGCGATCCTCTACTCGGTCGACCGGGCGGCCTTTGGCGCCTATACTGTTGCCAGGAACCGTGGACTGCACATCGGCCGGGACCTGTCGCTGATCTCCTACGATGGCCTGCCCGAAGGCAGCCTGATCGATCCGCCCCTGACCACATTCCAGGTGGATACCCGCAAGGCCGGAAAACGGCTGGCGGAATTGCTGATTCAACAAATCCGGGGCGCCGATCCCGAAGACCTGCGCGAATTGGCCCGCGCCCGCCTGTTGGATCGGGCGTCACATGGGCCGGCGCCGGACCCCGCCGGATCCCACTGA
- a CDS encoding ABC transporter substrate-binding protein, with amino-acid sequence MTKHSKLLAGSALALALMAQGVSADTIRFWTTEEQPERLAKQEAMAADFQKSTGIEVTVIPVSESDLGTRATAAFAAGDLPDVIYHTLQYALPWAEAGILDTEAATEVVSELGTDTFAPGALAMANYEGETASVPVDGWTQMVVYRKDLFEANGLEAPTTFGAVTAALEKLHNPPEMFGFVAATKVDENFMSQVLEHVFLANGVSPVGADGFQPLDVKATTEVLDFYKSIAAASPPGDLYWKQSRELYFSGNAAMIIWSPFILDELAGLRDSAPPTINDDPTSAALASMTGIVTNFAGPSNPDGAAWGDVRYFGITSDADTDNAMEFVKFSMDAGYGQTLSIAPEGKFPVRAGTEAEPKKFKELWATLPVGVDRKAPLGDLYAQEMIDEIVGGLEVAQRWGVAEGQLSLASKMINSQAINRVVRQYIDGEVDAAAAVAAMNDELSKIN; translated from the coding sequence ATGACCAAACATAGCAAACTACTGGCTGGCTCAGCGCTTGCGCTGGCCCTGATGGCCCAGGGGGTATCGGCCGATACCATCCGCTTCTGGACCACCGAAGAACAGCCCGAGCGTCTGGCGAAACAAGAAGCCATGGCTGCCGATTTCCAGAAATCCACTGGCATCGAAGTGACCGTGATCCCGGTTTCGGAATCCGATCTCGGCACCCGCGCCACCGCCGCCTTTGCGGCAGGCGACCTGCCGGATGTGATATATCACACCCTGCAATACGCCCTGCCCTGGGCCGAAGCCGGCATTCTGGACACCGAAGCTGCCACCGAAGTTGTCTCTGAGCTGGGCACCGACACGTTCGCCCCCGGCGCCTTGGCGATGGCCAACTACGAAGGCGAAACCGCCTCGGTTCCGGTTGATGGCTGGACCCAGATGGTGGTCTACCGCAAGGACCTGTTTGAGGCCAACGGCCTTGAGGCCCCAACCACCTTTGGCGCTGTCACCGCCGCGCTGGAGAAACTGCACAACCCGCCAGAAATGTTCGGCTTCGTTGCCGCCACCAAAGTGGATGAAAACTTCATGAGCCAGGTTCTGGAACATGTGTTCCTGGCCAATGGTGTCAGCCCTGTGGGCGCAGATGGCTTCCAGCCACTGGACGTGAAAGCCACCACTGAGGTTCTGGATTTCTACAAATCCATCGCCGCAGCCTCGCCTCCGGGTGATCTCTACTGGAAGCAATCGCGTGAGCTCTACTTCTCGGGCAATGCTGCGATGATCATCTGGTCGCCCTTCATCCTGGATGAACTGGCCGGTCTGCGCGACAGCGCCCCGCCCACCATCAACGATGATCCGACCTCGGCGGCACTGGCCTCGATGACCGGTATCGTCACCAACTTCGCCGGCCCGTCGAACCCTGATGGCGCCGCCTGGGGTGACGTGCGTTACTTCGGCATCACTTCGGACGCAGACACCGACAACGCAATGGAGTTTGTGAAATTCTCGATGGATGCGGGCTACGGCCAGACCCTGTCGATCGCACCTGAGGGCAAATTCCCTGTGCGTGCCGGCACCGAAGCTGAGCCGAAGAAGTTCAAAGAGCTGTGGGCGACCCTGCCGGTTGGCGTGGACCGCAAGGCCCCGCTGGGTGACCTCTATGCGCAAGAGATGATTGACGAAATCGTCGGTGGCCTGGAAGTGGCCCAGCGCTGGGGCGTGGCCGAAGGTCAGCTCTCGCTGGCGTCGAAAATGATCAACAGCCAAGCGATCAACCGCGTGGTGCGCCAGTACATCGACGGTGAGGTGGATGCCGCCGCAGCCGTGGCCGCCATGAACGACGAACTGTCGAAAATCAACTAA